The proteins below come from a single Chitinophaga pinensis DSM 2588 genomic window:
- a CDS encoding sigma-54 interaction domain-containing protein — translation MDLLALIELLLPEGTLPEIQSENGHVDWRGAIGSIRNENDLFAFIHTVLRPYLHTISVLIGIADGNGTISRWCHKTEGLTLLPLPQKVSEHFMQDNISGVLEMYAPDRRSALQTTLFNSGVREMLILPLRNHTNSFGFLCLLAKHHNTFPKSLQISVKRYAGLLSAATLKLMLLDALPQWLQEEDMGGDGAELLLYNDLLPAKLVSGIALRPVIQQVRQVAPTDATVLLTGETGTGKELFAEAIHLSSMRRQKAFVKINCAALPPQLIESELFGHEKGAFTGAIHRRIGKFEMAEGGTLFLDEIGELPLDMQAKLLRVIQEKEIERIGGTETIPVNVRIIAATNRTLEEEVRQGRFRQDLYYRLYVFPIHLPALRERREDIPLLLQHFARNAAMKYGKPIRHIASGSVLALMDYTWPGNIREMEHMVERAVISSDEPQITIAVPGNRKALEADGNSLSPLLTLAETERQTIIRALRYSNGRIRGPQGAADLLDIKPTTLEARMKKLGIVKEHVVR, via the coding sequence GTCGATCAGGAATGAAAATGATCTTTTTGCATTTATTCATACTGTGTTGCGTCCTTACCTGCATACGATCTCTGTATTGATTGGTATCGCTGACGGAAATGGGACGATCAGTCGCTGGTGCCACAAAACAGAGGGGTTAACCTTACTGCCGCTACCTCAGAAGGTAAGCGAGCATTTTATGCAGGACAATATTTCAGGGGTACTGGAGATGTATGCGCCTGACAGAAGGTCAGCTTTACAGACGACTCTTTTCAATAGTGGGGTGCGGGAGATGCTGATACTGCCTTTGCGTAACCATACCAATAGCTTTGGTTTTTTATGTCTGCTGGCTAAACATCATAATACCTTCCCCAAATCATTGCAGATCTCCGTGAAACGTTACGCCGGACTGCTTTCTGCCGCCACCCTGAAACTGATGTTGCTGGACGCCTTGCCGCAATGGTTGCAGGAGGAGGATATGGGCGGTGACGGCGCTGAACTGCTATTGTATAATGATCTGCTGCCGGCGAAGCTGGTCAGTGGGATCGCTTTACGTCCGGTGATACAACAGGTCAGGCAGGTCGCGCCTACAGATGCGACGGTGCTGCTGACCGGAGAAACGGGCACTGGTAAGGAGCTATTTGCAGAGGCCATCCACCTTTCTTCTATGCGCAGGCAGAAAGCCTTCGTCAAAATCAATTGTGCCGCATTGCCACCCCAGCTCATAGAGTCGGAGTTGTTCGGTCATGAGAAAGGGGCATTTACAGGCGCTATTCACCGCCGTATCGGCAAATTTGAGATGGCGGAAGGCGGTACCCTTTTCCTCGATGAAATCGGCGAATTACCCCTTGATATGCAGGCGAAACTACTGCGTGTGATCCAGGAGAAGGAAATTGAACGTATCGGAGGGACGGAGACCATTCCCGTCAATGTGCGTATTATTGCGGCCACCAACAGGACATTGGAAGAAGAAGTGAGACAGGGGCGTTTCCGTCAGGACCTGTATTACCGTTTATACGTATTTCCCATACACCTGCCGGCCCTGCGGGAGCGCAGGGAAGACATTCCATTGTTGTTACAGCATTTTGCCCGCAATGCCGCTATGAAGTATGGAAAACCCATACGGCATATTGCATCCGGATCCGTGCTGGCACTGATGGATTATACCTGGCCGGGAAATATCCGGGAAATGGAACACATGGTAGAACGCGCAGTTATTTCAAGTGACGAACCACAGATTACCATCGCTGTTCCCGGAAACCGAAAAGCATTGGAGGCAGATGGTAATAGTCTGTCGCCGTTGCTTACGCTGGCGGAAACAGAACGGCAGACCATTATCAGGGCGCTTCGTTATTCCAATGGCAGGATCAGAGGTCCGCAGGGCGCTGCAGATCTTCTGGATATCAAACCTACCACGCTGGAAGCGCGGATGAAAAAGCTGGGTATTGTGAAGGAACATGTTGTGCGCTAA